From the Nodularia sphaerocarpa UHCC 0038 genome, the window AGTGGGCGGATTTAATTAAGCTTCCAGCCCCAAATACAGTTCAATGGGACAACATCAAAACTCAGTTAGACTTGGTGCTGTTGGCGCTAGAAACTTTCACTGGTATTGGTTCCGAGGCCATGCTGTCTGCGGCAATTAATCTGAATTTAGAGTCCAGAGTGCCAGACCGGGTAGCTTTATGGCGCTTGCGTCAGTCTAATCCCTTGCGTAAAGGTCAAGGAGGGCGAAAAAAGCTAGATGTGGAAGAAGCGCGATCGCTTGTTCTGATTACCTGCTACCTCGCCAAACAGCACCAAGAGTTAATTCGCCGTGCTGTTGGTCTACTAGAAAAAATGGCGGAAAACAAGCAAGAACCTCA encodes:
- a CDS encoding DUF3038 domain-containing protein, coding for MLKVMHSAADSATPNPQWADLIKLPAPNTVQWDNIKTQLDLVLLALETFTGIGSEAMLSAAINLNLESRVPDRVALWRLRQSNPLRKGQGGRKKLDVEEARSLVLITCYLAKQHQELIRRAVGLLEKMAENKQEPHQAALLGDYIDAFCNTYQERMEEDDQITTDLLTHLALKLLVDLLFYSAPGGHRRLWLALIDSSAKF